The nucleotide sequence TGACGAGACGGCCGCCGATCGTCACGTCCTCCTTCGCGATACGCGGGTGGAGCTTCTCGTCGGTGGTGAGGTACCGGTTCAGCTCCTCCAGCCAGTCCGGGATCGTGTCCGGCCGCTCCCGCAGGATGTCGAACTGCTCCGGGAAGTCGGCCATCAGCAACGCGCCCGCCGCGAGGAACCGGGCGACCTGGTCGCCACCGGCACCCATGATGAACGCGGCCACCCCGGCCAGCTCCGCGTCGGTGATCTCGTCGCCATGTTCTCGCACCACGACGCCGAACAGGTCGTCTCCGGGATCGCGACGAACGCGGGCGACGGCCTTGTTCATGTACTGCATGTACTTGTTGCCCGCCGCGTTGCGCCGTTTGTCGGTCCGTTCGGTCCGGCTGGCGTGCAGCGTGCGGGACAGATCCGCCTGGTCGTCCCGCGGGATGCCGAGGAAGTCGCAGGTCGCCGTCGTGGCGATCGCCCAGCCGAAATGCGGGACGAAATCCACCGGGCCGCCCATGTCCTCGATGGTGTCCAAGGCGTCCTCGACGATCTGCGAGACCTCGGGGCGGAAATCCTTCATCCGCCGCATGGTGAACGGCGGGGTGACCAGGCGGCGCAGGCGCGTGTGGTCCGGCGGGTCGTAGTGGGTGAGGAACCCGGGCCAGGCGATACCTGCCGCGGTCCCGCCGTAGATCAGGCGCGCGCTGAACTTGTCCGAGCTGAGGACCTGGCGGACCTCGTCGTATCCGGTGGCGAGCCACGCCGTTCGCCGTTCACCGTCTTCCTCGGTGCCCAGGGCGGAGATGGGACCTTCGGCCATCAGGGACAGGAGTTCCGCCCCCGGATCGAAGCGGTTCCTCCGGTGGATTTCCAGGCCCTTGACGACGTTGAGCTCCTCGAACACGGCAGTTCCTTTCGCCTCAACCGGCCGTCGCGCGCGGGAATGATGTTCTCGGCTTGGGCGGACGGGCGTCGAGTTCGTCCAACCGTCCGGATCTGGGCGAAGGGCCCTTCCCCCGCATGCGATGCAGGGAAAGCGCCCTTCGCCACGTGTTATGCGGGGAAAGTCCCCCTCGCCGAGCTCGTCCAACCGCCCGGTTTGAGCGGCTGGACACCCTCGCTCAGCCGTTGACTTCGGCGATCAGGCTCTTCGGCCGCAGGTCGGTCCAGTTCTCCTCGACGTAGGCGAGGCATTCCTGGCGCGAGGCCTCGCCGTGGACGCGGGTCCAGCCGGCGGGCACCTCGGCGAACGTCGGCCAGAGCGAGTGCTGGCCCTCGTCGTTCACCAGCACCAAAAAGGAACCGTCTTCGTTGTCAAAGGGGTTGCTCATGATCGCTTTTCCTTTCAGGCGCCCGGCCGCGGCCGGAGCTTCTCGGCGACGATGGATCCAATCTGGACCAACGCCGCGGGTTGCACCATGTCGTAATGGTTGGTCGGGATCTCGTGGTGTTCGATCGTGCCGCTGGTGAAGTCCTTCCAGCCGGCGACGGCCTCCGACACGGGCAGGTGCGCCGGCCGGTCCTCCGAGGCGACGAACAGCAGGATGTCGCCGTTGAACGGCGACGCCGTGTGCTGCGGCCCCACCTTCCAGAGGTTCTTCATGACCGCTTCCAGCCGTTCCCGGGCACCGGGGCCCTGGACCATTCCGCCCGCCAGCTCCAGATCCTGCTGCTTTCGTTTCTGCAGGCCGTCTTCGTCGCGCGCGGCCTCTTCGGTCACCGTGCCGGTCGCGTTCCGTCCCATGTAGACGGGGTAGGCGTCGAGCAGCGCGAGCAGGCCGAGTTCTTCCCCGTCGGCTTCGAGCATCGCGGCCATCGCCTGCGCGATCCGGCCGCCGAGCGACCAGCCGAGCAGGTGATACGGCCCGGTCGGCTGCACGGCACGGATATGCGCGAGGTAGTCGGCCGCCATCTCTTCGACGCTCTCGGGCAGGCGTTCGGTCCGCGCGAGGCCGCGTGCCTGCACGCCGTAGACCGGCTGGTTCGCGGGAAGATGCCGCAGCAGCGGCCCGTAGTTCCAGCTGAGCCCGCCGCTCGCGTGCACGCAGAACAGCGGCGGCCGGTCGCCGCCCGCCTGCAGCGGCAGCAGGATCTCGTAGTCGCCCGTCTTCACCGAGGTGCTCGTGCGCCGCCGCTCCCCCACCACGATCAGGGTCTTGGCCGGGGTCTTGCGGGCGAGCAGGCCGGTGTTCAGCATCCGGTGCCCCGGCTCGCCGAACAGGCAGGGCTCACCCGTCTTGCCCTCGTCCACCACCGGTCCGGTGACGTAGAGGTCGCCGACGACGCCCGGGGCGACAGGTCGCTTCTGGCCGTCGAGCACCAGCGCGCCGAGCGGGCCCAGCTCCGCGACCACCGAAGGCACCTCGCCCGCCCACCGCGCCGGCGCGATCGCCGGACGGCCGCGTTCGGTCTCGTCGAGGAAGAGGTCCAGCTCGCTGATCCGCCGCTGGGGATCCTCCGCGACCTGCTCCAGGACGTGGACCAGCCGCCGCGCGACCGATTCCGCCGTGGCTTCGTCGAAAAGGTCCGCGGCATACCGAAGAGTGCCTTCGAGACCGTCCTCGTTGTCGTCCTCGTCGAGCCGCTCGGTGAGCTTGAACGCCAGATCCAGTTCCGTGGCCTCGGTTCCGCCGGGTTCGACGCTGGTGCGCAGGGCGGGCAGTTCCGCCGCGTCCCACGCGCCGATGTCCTCCTCGTCGACCTCCAGCCCCACCTGGAACACGGGGTGGCGGGACAGCGAGGCGGGCAGATCCAGCAGGTCGACGATCCGCTCGAACGGCACGTCCAGCTGCTGACGCGCACCCCGGACGGCCTCCTGCACCCGCGTGACGACCTCGAGGAAGGTCGGGTCGCCGGAGAGATCCGTGCGCAGGGCCAGTGGCCGGGCGAACGGCCCGATCATCGGTTCGAGATCGATGAGGTCCTCGTCCCGCGCCAGCTTCGTCCCGATCACGAGGTCTTCACCCGCGCCGAATCTGCTCAGCAGCATGGCGAGCCCGGCATGCACGACGTGGATCGTTTCCGCGCCAAGCCTTTCCACCGCTTCGGTCAGCCGGTCGTACGGTTCGGCGCCCAGCCGCAGCGAGACCGTGCCCGCCTGCCGCGACGGAACTGCCGGACGCGGCCGGTCGACCGGGAGCACCGTCTCGCCTTCGATCCCGGTGAGGGTGTCCCGCCAGAAGACGACCTGTTCGTTGATCAGGCTGCCCTGTTCGTCCTCGTCCGCGAGGAGCCGCTGCTCCCAGATCGCGTAGTCGGCGAACTGCAGCGCCAGCGGCGCGCGTTCCGGGACCCGGCCCGAACGCCGCGCGCCGTACGCGGCCGCCAGGTCGCGGAAGAACACGTCGAGCGAGTCGTCGTCGGCGAGGATCCGGTGCAGCCGCAGGTGCAGCACGTGTTCCTTCTCCGCCAGCGCGAACAGATCGCAGCGCCACGGCACCTCACGAGTGAGGTCGAAGACCGACGCGCGCAGTCCGGCGAGCAGGCCGGGAAGCTCCTCCTCGGTGGCGGGCACCGGCGTCAGCTCGATGGCCGCGGGTTCGTGGACGAGCTGCCGGACGTTCTGCGCGTCTCCGGGGAACGTCGTGCGCAGCACCTCGTGCCGGGTCGCGACGTCGCCGAGCGCCGCCGCCAGCGCGGACACGTCCAGCCTGCCGCGCAGGCGCAGCGCGACCGAGATGTGCAGAGCGGCGGTCTCCTCGCCGGGGCTGGCCAGCAGCCAGGCACGCAGCTGCCGGGCGGTGAGCGGAATCCGCTCGGGCCGCTCGGCGGGCTCCAGCGCGGGACGGGACTTCGCGGCGAGCGCCCGCGCGACACCGGCGGGCGTCGGCGAGGAGAACAGCTGCCGGATGGGCAGATCCACGCCGATCACCTCGCGGATTCGCGCGATGAGCCGCATCGCCAGCGCGGAACTGCCGCCGAGGTCGTGGAAGGCGTCGTCGACGCCCACGTTGTCGACGCCGAGGATCTCGGAGAACAGGTCGCAGAGCACCTTCTCGGATTCGCTGTCCGGCGCCTTCTCCGACGCGCGGCCCGCGAGATCCGGGGCAGGCAAAGCCCGGCGGTCGACCTTTCCGTTGGGAGTGACCGGAAGGCCGGGCAGGGCGACGACCGCCATCGGGACCATGTACGCGGGCAGCACGAGACCCATCTGGCGCTTGATCTCCTCCGGGCCCGCGTCACCGCCGTCGGAGACGAAGTACCCGACCAGCCGCTTCTCCCCCGGCTGGTCCTCGCGCGCCATGACGACGGCCTCGACCACGCCCGGCTGGGCCGCCAGCACGGATTCGACCTCGCCCAGTTCGACTCGGTAGCCGCGGATCTTCACCTGGTCGTCGGCGCGTTCGAGGAACACGACCTCGCCGTCGCGGGTCCAGCGCGCCAGGTCGCCGGTGCGGTACATGCGCTCGCCGGGGAGGAACGGGCACGCCACGAAGCGCTCGGACGTCAGGCCCGGGCTGTCGAGATATCCGCGCGCCAGCCCCGTTCCCGCGATGTACAGCTCGCCGGCCACACCTGGCGCGACCGGCCGCAGGAAGGCGTCGAGGATGTAGATCCGGCGGTTCGTCA is from Amycolatopsis lurida and encodes:
- a CDS encoding cytochrome P450, whose amino-acid sequence is MFEELNVVKGLEIHRRNRFDPGAELLSLMAEGPISALGTEEDGERRTAWLATGYDEVRQVLSSDKFSARLIYGGTAAGIAWPGFLTHYDPPDHTRLRRLVTPPFTMRRMKDFRPEVSQIVEDALDTIEDMGGPVDFVPHFGWAIATTATCDFLGIPRDDQADLSRTLHASRTERTDKRRNAAGNKYMQYMNKAVARVRRDPGDDLFGVVVREHGDEITDAELAGVAAFIMGAGGDQVARFLAAGALLMADFPEQFDILRERPDTIPDWLEELNRYLTTDEKLHPRIAKEDVTIGGRLVKAGDTVTCSLLGANRAKFPAPDDEFDITREKSPHVSFGHGIHHCLGRPLAEMVFRKAIPALARRFPKLRLAEPDRKLKFGPPPFDVEALPLDW
- a CDS encoding MbtH family protein; amino-acid sequence: MSNPFDNEDGSFLVLVNDEGQHSLWPTFAEVPAGWTRVHGEASRQECLAYVEENWTDLRPKSLIAEVNG
- a CDS encoding non-ribosomal peptide synthetase; amino-acid sequence: MTVDDTRAKPRSSVEDVWPLSPLQEGMLYHTALDDEGHDTYTVQTVYGIDGPLDAALLRASWQALVDRHAALRACFRYVSGAQMVQVITRDAQIPWRETDLTGLPEEILESEVDRLAADELAERLRIEVAPLMKLHLIRLGPDRHRLVHTLHHVLTDGWSMPIIHRELAAIYAAGGDASGLPPTVSYRDYLAWLGKQDKEIARAAWREEFAGVDTPTAVAPADPGRVPEIDTTIVELSTELTDGLANLARGHDLTLNTVVQGAWAVVLSQLAGRTDVVFGATASGRPAELAGVESMVGQLLNTLPVRVRLDGAKRAVDLFAELQRDQSALMAHQHLGLQDVQAVVGPGAVFDTLVIYENFPRKGLGQAHDGLTLRPVKRGRNSSHYPFTLVTGPGEQMPLILDYDRSLFDEKAAGSVVGALARVLERLVAEPDVLVGRLTLLSEAERALVVHEFNATEGPVPGDSVVELFARRVAEAPEAVAITDAAGADLTYAALDQASNRLAAYLAARGVGRGDRVGVAMERSPELLIAFLAIWKAGAAYVPVDVEYPAERIAFILDDSAVSVVVCTQATSGVVPKDTIVLDAPETRAAIDAFADTAPGFRPSADDLAYVMYTSGSTGLPKGVGIPHGGVAGLAGDQGWQIGPGDGVLMHATHVFDPSLYAMWVPLSTGARVLLTEPGVLDAAGVRQAVARGANYVHLTAGTFRALAETSPECFDGLVEIGTGGDVVPAQSVENLRRAQPNLRVRNTYGPTETTLCATWLPIEPGDVVDRELPIGHPMTNRRIYILDAFLRPVAPGVAGELYIAGTGLARGYLDSPGLTSERFVACPFLPGERMYRTGDLARWTRDGEVVFLERADDQVKIRGYRVELGEVESVLAAQPGVVEAVVMAREDQPGEKRLVGYFVSDGGDAGPEEIKRQMGLVLPAYMVPMAVVALPGLPVTPNGKVDRRALPAPDLAGRASEKAPDSESEKVLCDLFSEILGVDNVGVDDAFHDLGGSSALAMRLIARIREVIGVDLPIRQLFSSPTPAGVARALAAKSRPALEPAERPERIPLTARQLRAWLLASPGEETAALHISVALRLRGRLDVSALAAALGDVATRHEVLRTTFPGDAQNVRQLVHEPAAIELTPVPATEEELPGLLAGLRASVFDLTREVPWRCDLFALAEKEHVLHLRLHRILADDDSLDVFFRDLAAAYGARRSGRVPERAPLALQFADYAIWEQRLLADEDEQGSLINEQVVFWRDTLTGIEGETVLPVDRPRPAVPSRQAGTVSLRLGAEPYDRLTEAVERLGAETIHVVHAGLAMLLSRFGAGEDLVIGTKLARDEDLIDLEPMIGPFARPLALRTDLSGDPTFLEVVTRVQEAVRGARQQLDVPFERIVDLLDLPASLSRHPVFQVGLEVDEEDIGAWDAAELPALRTSVEPGGTEATELDLAFKLTERLDEDDNEDGLEGTLRYAADLFDEATAESVARRLVHVLEQVAEDPQRRISELDLFLDETERGRPAIAPARWAGEVPSVVAELGPLGALVLDGQKRPVAPGVVGDLYVTGPVVDEGKTGEPCLFGEPGHRMLNTGLLARKTPAKTLIVVGERRRTSTSVKTGDYEILLPLQAGGDRPPLFCVHASGGLSWNYGPLLRHLPANQPVYGVQARGLARTERLPESVEEMAADYLAHIRAVQPTGPYHLLGWSLGGRIAQAMAAMLEADGEELGLLALLDAYPVYMGRNATGTVTEEAARDEDGLQKRKQQDLELAGGMVQGPGARERLEAVMKNLWKVGPQHTASPFNGDILLFVASEDRPAHLPVSEAVAGWKDFTSGTIEHHEIPTNHYDMVQPAALVQIGSIVAEKLRPRPGA